The Streptomyces fungicidicus nucleotide sequence GCCGACCTCGACGCGCACGACTACGGCCTGCTCTGCGCCTACACCCACCCCGACTGCGACGGGCCCGCCCTCTCGCTCGTCACCGACTGGTACGTGTGGGTCTTCTTCTTCGACGACCACTTCCTGGAGAAGTTCAAACGCAGCCAGGACCGCACCGCCGGCAAGGCCCACCTGGACCGGCTGCCGCTGTTCATGCCCCTCGACCCGGCGACCCCCGTACCCGAACCGGAGAACCCGGTCGAGGCCGGTCTCGCCGACCTGTGGGCGCGGACCGTGCCCGCCATGTCCGCCGACTGGCGCCGCAGGTTCGCGGTCGCCACCGAGCACCTCCTCAACGAGTCGATGTGGGAGCTGTCCAACATCAACGAGGGACGGATCGCCAACCCCGTCGAGTACATCGAGATGCGCCGCAAGGTGGGCGGCGCGCCCTGGTCCGCCGGGCTGGTGGAGTACGCGACCGCCGAGGTGCCCGCCGCCGTCGCCGGGACCAGGCCGCTCAGGGTGCTGATGGAGACGTTCTCCGACGCCGTCCACCTGCGCAACGACCTGTTCTCCTACCAGCGGGAGGTCGAGGACGAGGGCGAACTCAGCAACGGCGTACTCGTCCTGGAGACCTTCTTCGGCTGCACCACCCAGGAGGCCGCCGACATCGTCAACGACGTCCTCACCTCGCGGCTGCACCAGTTCGAGCACACCGCGTTCACCGAAGTCCCCGCCGTGGCCCTGGAGAAGGGGCTCGACCCGGCGGGCGCCGCGGCCGTCGCGGCGTACACGAAGGGGCTGCAGGACTGGCAGTCGGGCGGCCACGAATGGCACATGCGCTCCAGCCGCTACATGAACGAGGGCGCGCGTTCCGGGAACCCCTGGGGGGCTCCCTCCGGACCGGGGACGACCGCCGCCGACGTCGGCGCGCTGCTCGCCGGGGCGGCGACCGAGAGGCTGCGCGCCCACGCGCACGTGCCGTACCGGAAGGTCGGCCCCTCGGTGATCCCCGAGATCCGCATGCCGTTCCCGCTGCGGCTGAGCCCCGCCCTCGACGGCGCGCGGAGCCACCTGCTGGAGTGGTCGCGGCGGATGGGCATCCTCGGTGAGGGCGTCTGGGACGAGGACAAGCTGGAGAGCTGCGACCTCGCCCTGTGCGCCGCGGGCCTCGACCCGGACGCCACCCAGGACGAGCTCGACCTCGCCTCCGGCTGGCTGGCCTTCGGCACCTACGGGGACGACTACTACCCGCTCGTCTACGGCCACCGCCGCGATCTGGCCGCAGCCCGGCTGACCACCGCCCGCCTGTCGGCCTGCATGCCCCTCGACGGCGAGGAGGTCCCGCCGCCCGTCAACGCCATGGAGCGGTCCCTGACCGACCTGTGGGCGCGTACGACGGCCGGGATGACGCCCGACGAGCGCCGCCCCCTGAGGTCGGCCGTCGACACGATGACCGAGTCCTGGGTGTGGGAGCTGTCCAACCAGATCCAGAACCGTGTCCCGGACCCGGTGGACTACCTGGAGATGCGGCGCGCCACCTTCGGCTCCGACCTCACCCTGGGGCTGTGCCGCGCCGGACACGGACCCGCGGTGCCCCCGGAGGTCTACCGCAGCGGCCCCGTCCGCTCCCTGGAGAACGCGGCGATCGACTACGCGTGCCTGCTCAACGACGTCTTCTCGTACCAGAAGGAGATCGAGTTCGAGGGGGAGATGCACAACGCGGTCCTCGTGGTGCAGAACTTCTTCGGCGTCGACTACCCGACCGCGCTGCCCGTGGTGCAGGACCTGATGAACCAGCGCATGCGCCAGTTCGAGCACGTCGCGGAGCACGAACTGCCCGTCGTCTACGACGACTTCCAGCTGTCGGAGGACGCGCGGGCGATCATGTCGGGCTATGTGGCGGACCTGCGGAACTGGATGGCCGGCATCCTCAACTGGCACCGGAACGTGGACCGGTACAAGGACGAGTACCTGTCCGGCCGGGTCCACGGCTTCCTTCCGCACCGCACACCGGCGCCCCCGGTCCTCGTCTGACTCCCCGTACCCGCGCCGGAGGCGAACCATGGAACAGACCGCGTTGCGGCCCCGACCGATGCCCGGCGACGGGGGCGGGGGCGGCGGGCCGGGGGAGGGGCCCGGCTCCGGACCGCCC carries:
- the cyc2 gene encoding germacradienol/geosmin synthase Cyc2 encodes the protein MTQPFELPHFYLPHPARLNPHVEEARAHSTGWAREMGMLEGSGVWEQADLDAHDYGLLCAYTHPDCDGPALSLVTDWYVWVFFFDDHFLEKFKRSQDRTAGKAHLDRLPLFMPLDPATPVPEPENPVEAGLADLWARTVPAMSADWRRRFAVATEHLLNESMWELSNINEGRIANPVEYIEMRRKVGGAPWSAGLVEYATAEVPAAVAGTRPLRVLMETFSDAVHLRNDLFSYQREVEDEGELSNGVLVLETFFGCTTQEAADIVNDVLTSRLHQFEHTAFTEVPAVALEKGLDPAGAAAVAAYTKGLQDWQSGGHEWHMRSSRYMNEGARSGNPWGAPSGPGTTAADVGALLAGAATERLRAHAHVPYRKVGPSVIPEIRMPFPLRLSPALDGARSHLLEWSRRMGILGEGVWDEDKLESCDLALCAAGLDPDATQDELDLASGWLAFGTYGDDYYPLVYGHRRDLAAARLTTARLSACMPLDGEEVPPPVNAMERSLTDLWARTTAGMTPDERRPLRSAVDTMTESWVWELSNQIQNRVPDPVDYLEMRRATFGSDLTLGLCRAGHGPAVPPEVYRSGPVRSLENAAIDYACLLNDVFSYQKEIEFEGEMHNAVLVVQNFFGVDYPTALPVVQDLMNQRMRQFEHVAEHELPVVYDDFQLSEDARAIMSGYVADLRNWMAGILNWHRNVDRYKDEYLSGRVHGFLPHRTPAPPVLV